The Carassius auratus strain Wakin unplaced genomic scaffold, ASM336829v1 scaf_tig00214183_4049273_7079891, whole genome shotgun sequence genomic interval tcaaatttgaataatttttgaataaattcttgTGAAGGATAAATTTCGTTTACCATTTTAAAATGGATTTCTTTCAATTTAGGAGGAATAGGAaatttcaaaaagttttttaaataatatgttctTTTAGAGGACCCAGGATAGATCTCATCAATTAGAAATTTTCTCAGCAACCAGTTATTGCATTTTTTGTCATCAAAATTTATACCATTAATCTGTGCCAAATTATTCCTTATTATATTAATCATAGCCATTGGAATGTGATCAATTACATTTCTGTAGTCCTCCAGcgtacaaattattttatatttattactaaATTCCTCCCATTTTAACAAATTACCTTCTTCATTCATCATATGAACAATGGACCAAATTTGTTTTTCCAACCATCCTTCCAAGAATATTGATTTCTTCCTTCTTAAAATCACCCTGTTATTCCAAATCGGGACGTTATGTGGACTAAAGTTATGCTTGTAAGCCATTTTCCAATAGAGCAGCACTTGTTGGTGGAAGGCAGAGAATTTCACGGGTAACTTTGAAACCTCAAAATCACATGTCAATAGAAAATCTATACCGCCtaattttttaaacacaaacttAGGTAAAGAGAACCACAAGTCTTCACTACAATTCAAAAACGACTGGAGCCATTTTAGTTTAAGTACACCATCCATGGTCTTAAAATCAATTGCATTTATTCCTCCCtcctcatattttttttaatcatatctgCTTTTCTAATATAATGGTGTTTATTTTTCATCTGCCATCTATGTATCATTTTATTTGCCATCTGCAAATCTTTATCAGTTATAACAAAAGGACTTGTTTTTTAGCTGCTGTTCTAAATACATTTCCATTGACTGCTGTTGTTACACTCATAAAAACAGCACTGGAACACGCACTTTGGCCAGTACAAAAATGTTATTGTTCTAAAATTTTCATTAGGTTTTCATTAGGTAGgctgtacactgttaaaaaaatatttcacagtttttcttgtttcaattactttttctaaatttgttcattcaacttaacatttacttttgtaagttgactgaactaaaaaatgtgttgatgtgtTGTCATGTGTTATCAATCAAATAACAGTATCACGTTCTCTGCATCACTTGAACTTCTTGAATGCCATTTCAGAAAGACAACGTCCGTCGTCAGCCATCTTGGTGAGCTTCTCCACAAAGTTGGAAAATTTTCTCAGTCTACAAATTtggtaattaaatatttgtacttGTTGgtttaatatagtttaatacaGTTtggtatgtattatatatatttggtatAGAGCCTGGTGCTGCATTAGAGACATCAGAGCGTGAGATGGCACAACAGACAACTAACGTTATTTAGAATGGTgaaaaaatagacaaataaataaatgaacttcttTAAACTTGACAGCATTTCAGAATCCCTCAAATACGTCCATCAGATACATTATGCATAAATGAACGAATAAAATTAGGGGGGAAAAAGATAACTAACTGAACTGTCACTTTTATGCATGTTATAATTTAAACACATGAGCAGCGCTTTAGAGTTTGTTTTGAGTGGGCATACAGTACGGTTGGGGATTGCAGACAGATAATATTGGCAAAAGCACGCTATGAAGCGTTGTCAGGTGCATGGCAAACCAACAGGTGGAGATATAACCCTAACTTTAAAGACCatggactgtataaaaacaggtaaaTCCATGTTGGCCATCACAGACTTTCCACATGTTAACAATGACGTTACAAGTCAAAAGATCCGGTTTGACCGGCTACACAACAACACTGCAACCGGAGCTTCTGGAAATCTTCACCCTGGCACAGGCAGGACTTTTTTGAAACGGTTCGGTTTCAGTGACCTGATCATTTGCGTGTGGACGTTTCCGTGGTTTTGAAAATACCCGTGTTTTTTTCTAAAAGGGCACAAAAAAACCATATCGATcaatgaaaaaaaggaaagaatatGACAAAAAGCAACCCATCAGTAAACCCCCAGCCCCCCACCACcccaaaaaccaaacaaaacgtCTTGGGTGTTCAATTCACTGCGCAATGAAGTATATTAGAATAGAGgtaaaataaacttttacttcaagaaattaaagacaaaatgcccatgtatgagtttttgtgtttttacattcaTTGCAGAAGCAATGCACTTGTCTGAATATCTGTAGGACTACAAGTGTGCTAGTAATTTTATAGAACAGTGCATAGTCACATGGTGTTTCATTCCTTGAATTAAtccatttttgaatgaatcaagtgaGCCAGTGATTCAATGGCCCAATAAGATGGGCACTCCCTGCATCCCAATGTGCATACTATTCAGCCTGTCTGCCCTAAATagtattgaaaatgaaattactaataTAACATAGAATATAGGATGGATATTATGCACATTAATTTGGTACTCAGGCTTGTTTCACTTCTAATTGAATAAGCTGTTTTGAACTAATTCTTTGATTTGAACATTTCAATAAATCATTAATCAAAACAGGGGCTTGCttccacctactggcggttttattgtcatcatttatCCAGGACAGGCCTAAACCACCCAAGGTTTCAACACAAAAGCACATTTAGGAAAATATTGTTTCATTATCAGTATTGACCAAAATTCAATACTCAAAGATCTTataaataatagttcatttaacAAGGATaattttttgattaaattaaaacctttaaaaaagaagacaaaTTTTGTAATCGATATATGTAAAATTAGCTACAGGACCCACATACGCATACCCACATATTTCAGGAAATTCAAAAAACTGTTTTGATGCTGTTTGATGTGATCATCCCTTCCTCTTTTTACCACGATAAAACAGCTTTTAATATCTCCATTTACCCCATGCATGTGTCCACAGCTCGATATTTCACTATAGAAAAATGAAGTGCAGAGCATTTCAAGAAATATTAGACTATACtcaatatattttactttacctgttagtgatgtcttaattatttaatttgtttaaataaagctGTTATGATACAAGTTATGACAGCAACTGTGTAAATTAGCCTcttatttcaccaacaaaaataaattttatcatttagaagttaatttaaaaactgcagtATGGGCAATTTACAGGTTTCcatacacttttttattttattttatttatttatttttgggtgttGATTATTGTATACAACTAAATGGTAATTCAGTTGAACTTTGAGCTCTGTTGTTAATTGTAACCTAATGTAAAAGGGCTCCCTAAAGTTTAGACCAGAATCTGCTTATTAAACCAcagattaatataaaaaaagcatttttatgtttagttttttccCCTTCTGTACCGAAACCATACCAAACCATAATGTTTGTATACCGTTACCCCAAAGCTATATACACAAAAGCGGATTTAGGTTtctgacaaaatattaatttttgggtcaactattcctttcAATTACAGACTTTCAGCTACAGATGGATAAACTTAAATCAAGTGTGAACAGCTCATAATCTTGGATCATTGTATGATTGtttatctaaaaatatttatattcagctCAGCTTTAAAACCACTGTAAAACTAGTTAAAAAGTACTAATTGAAAGTATTCAACATCAGTGTTGAATTCTAAACAACTAAaaatttataatgtaatgtaatgtaaataaagagCATGATGCACTATTAAATAAAATTCACAGTGAacactgaacagcattaaatattaaaatcaaacgcTAAAACGACGCCCCTTGTGTGGAGTAACATTTAGGCGTAATATATCACTGAGATTTGTGCGTAGTGTCTGTACTTATAATTGAACAGAATTCTGTACTTCTTACTCCCCGCCCTGAATAAACTAATTCAGCCACTTTGCGAGAACATGggtgaaacaagaaaaacagcgTGTGTTGCTTTAAGAAAGGAGTGGGCGTGGCTCCGGGCGCACTGACCTCTGCGAGGTAGAGTTTCTACACAGTTCGCGTTACTAATAAAACACCTGTATGCGCTGAGTAGGGAGATATCGATTCCGTGAGTTTGCAGGaacattttttgataattttcaAACCAAATTTGTTTCAAGGTGTGCTTTGAACTGAACCAAAGAGAGCAGCGACAGGGCTGGAGTGCCGAATATGGGGCTTCTTGCGAGTCGGGATGTGTTTTCGTGGCTGCTGGTGGCATCTGTTTTCCAAGTATCGAGTGTGCGTTTGGCGCAGGCCAGTTACCTGTGCACTGCATACCTGAACATTTCATATACAACCCCTAAAACAAACCAAACCACCTGGCTTCGAGAGGAGATGGGGTTGTATGGGCAAGACTCTCCCCAAACTTATGTAGCGGGGAGTGTGTATTTAGCCGATCCAATCCACGGATGTGACGATGACACCGTTTATCGCCGACCGAGCGACTCCAGGGGCTGGATCGCTTTAATCCAGCGCGGAAACGGATGCACTTTTACCGATAAAATTAACGTCGCGGCCATGAACGGAGCTGCCGCTGCTATCATTTTCAACGACTACGGGACAGAAAATCGAGTCATTCAGATGTCCCACCCAGGTAGGTGATCCAACGGGTTCATTACGATAAGATGAGGTGCTGAACATTTTCAGACGGGGTCAAGGATAGGTTTTAATATATGCAAGTGTTGCCTTGTCTCTCTTAATTCTGATCAATTCTGATCTCTATTAGTTTCCAGTTGCACTCTAACCCGGGCGGTGTGTTGTGTAAGTTGTGTAAACTTGACAGCTGACAGGAGAAGAGCGCACACTCCGAGTCTGCTCTGGCCTGTCCAAGAAACTGGACTAGAACCACATTTAGAGCTGCTGCGATCTGGTTTTTAAAGCACAAATCCACTTAAGGAGCATCAGAGACAGAAACTCACTGCGTAATGACTCGATTTCCCGAAGACATTTCAGATGACTGTAATAAACGCGTTTTATCACATTGTGTCAAGTCATAAAACGAAAGGGTGTTCGTGTGTGTAGACGTGAAGGGGTTATTTGCGGTGCTGTTTTACCAacattgatatattattacagttctttttaatattttgagttaacttgtattttattttttctttaaagttttagttaatatataaaaaacattctaGTGATTTAGTTATGACTTTctgtcatgtttattttttaaatatgtatatatggttcatttataatttaataattataatgtatcatttatattttaatcattttaatacataaagttaaactaaatgaaaatgatgacCGTTGCCTTGTCAAATAACTaaagttattttagtttgttatttaacTAAATGTGTTTTCATGGCTAGGTAACTATAATAGCCCTGGTAGATTGTgaaattgtttattatatttcttgtcATGCTCATGCAAACAAGTCATTTTTCCATCATTTGGAGTAAAAAATTTAAGAATTCAGAACTCACATCTCCTTAAACAAACTCTGTCTTTCACCACTGCTTAAGAATCAAGTGTCTTGTGCATCACACAAGTTTGCTTCATTTCCTCTCAATTAATTTAAAACGAATGAGTAAACACATGTAAAGTTGCATGTTTGCTGATGTTTTGATATTTGACGCTGACGTTTCGACGTGTCAACCATCAGGTTGCTGAGTGCTATGGTGTGTCTTTTGGTTTGTGCATGCGTGTTGcccatgttttcaacattatctgTGTGTTTCTAGGCACAAGCATCGTTGCGGTCATGATTGGCGACTTTCGTGGGATGGAGCTGGTCCAGCTGCTAGAACAGGGCGTGGCTGTTTCCATAGCAATAGAGGTTGGGAAGCAGCATGGTCTCTGGTTAAGTCACTATTCCGTGTTTTTTGTCTCCATCTCCTTCTTCATCGTTACTGCGGCTACTGTTGGATACTTCATCATCTACACTGCACGGAGACTGAACAGCCTCAGACAGCAGAACAGCAAACAGGTACAGCTCTACATCTGTGTAGATGGCTCTGATTTGATGGGCTTTAAACAGCAATCCTGATAATGTACTGTGGTAACCACGGTTTCACTCAAAATCACATTATGTCAATAATTACAATGCAATAAAACCGTATTAACTTCCTTATAGACTGTATACTACATCCTTATAGACAGTAATACAATACAACTGAGTGAATtaatttgaccctggaccacaaaaccagtcataagggtcgatATCTCTAAATTTAATGTATAcatgaaagttgaataaataatatttcctttgatgtattgtttgttaggataggacaatatttggctgagttacaactattttaatatctccaaaatctaaaaatctaaatactgataACTAGCAGTGTTAATTGAAGTAACAATGTTTTTGCATAAAtcatgtaaatttattgtatagGGAAGTGTATTAAACTGTCAGACGTACACTGCCATTATCAgggtgtcacggttttacgctgcctgaaggaatacggagtcgaggataaacggaataaggtttttaatatatccaacacaggggatatccaacatggagcacagaggtacacacacgtaagtagcaagtggtcacaagtgagaagacccgacaaaacagaactgaagggacacggcttatgaacaacagataattggggaaacacaggtggatggaatcattaaattaacagggacatg includes:
- the LOC113091379 gene encoding E3 ubiquitin-protein ligase RNF128; this encodes MGLLASRDVFSWLLVASVFQVSSVRLAQASYLCTAYLNISYTTPKTNQTTWLREEMGLYGQDSPQTYVAGSVYLADPIHGCDDDTVYRRPSDSRGWIALIQRGNGCTFTDKINVAAMNGAAAAIIFNDYGTENRVIQMSHPGTSIVAVMIGDFRGMELVQLLEQGVAVSIAIEVGKQHGLWLSHYSVFFVSISFFIVTAATVGYFIIYTARRLNSLRQQNSKQKKLKAEAKKAIGQLQVRTLRQGDQETGPDADACAVCIELYKPGDVLSVLTCNHFFHKSCIEPWLLDHRTCPMCKCDILKALGVETDEEEQPQISVHDFRSFSISEDLHSETVSHTQSETASSGYASMHGNEHHGPAEGSQNGVQEEQLDVSPHYDNLAFEGEVHSQSEVRT